The sequence below is a genomic window from Strix uralensis isolate ZFMK-TIS-50842 unplaced genomic scaffold, bStrUra1 scaffold_293, whole genome shotgun sequence.
GATGGCGTCCAGCGCCGCCTGCGTGGCCCGGCGCTCCTCCCCGGACAGCTTCTTCCCTGTGGAGACCACCAGCACAGCGGGAACGGGACCGCTGGCCCCTTCCCAGCCACCTCCAGCACCTCCTGGCTATGACTCTCATCCTGATCGCTCCCCCTCCCTCGCCCCGTCTGTCCCCTCTTAGCTACACCCAGAGGCACGCCCAGCCCCTCTGACCCTTGCCCACCCGCTCGGGCCCCTGCCAGGCCCcgtcccctctgtccccaccgGCCGTGGCGGTCTCGGGCGTCCAGACGAGGCGCACGGCCAGGAAGTCCTGGAGGTCGTTGAGCAGCGTGTAGGTGACGGTGAAGCGCTGCCGGGCCCGCACCGGGGACTCGCAGGCGGCCGTCATCACAAAGCGCGGCCGCTCCAGGCGGATGCTCGGCAGCCTGGGGATGGCAGGGGGGTACTGACGTGGGGGTGGCCACCGGGAACCGCGGGGACGCGGCATTAGCAACGGGGTACAGCCCCGTGGAGCCCTGAGGATGTGGGGACAGGAACATGGAGATGGCCCCGAGGCAGCCCCAGGATGTGAGGTTAGTGGCACAAGCAGGGGCACAGATATCGCTGGGTTCCCCCTCCTTGGGCAGGAGGATCTGGGGGCCCCTCCCCGCTTGGGGACAGGATACATCAAGGACCCTCAGGGTGGCTCTCACCGGTAATGCGTGTAGATGCTGCTGGTGAAGGGCAGTTTTGGCGTTGACCACTGGATCACGGCCACCAGTGGGACCTCCAAGCCCTGGGTGGGGGGACAATGGATCAGAGATGTTCCTGTCACCACTGCTCCCAGCGAGGACGGTCCCCAACATCCCCACATCCCCCTAGGCTCCCTGGCAAGGACAAACACCCCAGGGCCCAACAAGGACAGCGAGGACAGTGGCCCCACATTCCAGCCAGGGTGGTCTTTGCCGCCCCCAGGGGAGGACAAGGACCCCTGGACCAGCACAGCACCCCCCAGGCCACCGACCGAGATAGTGGCCCCTGATCCTGGCCCAGACATCATCTCCCAGCTAGGACAGTCCCTGCCCAGgatgtcccccagtgtcccctcaTGCCTGGCCTCAGGGCAGTCACCCCTAGTGTCCCCCAAACCCTGAGGGTTGCCCCTGGTGTCCCCTCACCTCCTTGGCGTCCTCGGGGGGTCTCTCGGGCGCCTGGAGCTGGAAAAGGAAGTTGTGCTCCTCGAGGGCGCtgagggcacagggacaggccGAGCCAGCGCCGGCCACGCGGCAGAAGGCGCCCACAGGCACCTCGCCCGAGTGGTGGCTGCGGGACAGGGCGTGGGGACGGCTCAGTGACGCGTGGGGGCCTGTGCTGCCCGCCTGAGGCTGGCAGTGCCCCCCAGGGCTTCCCCACGGCACGGCCCCGTCCTGAGGAAAATGGGGGGCCCCGTGGGGTCTGGGAGACAGCAtggctgtgtcccccccaccccagagacATTCCCCAGGCTGTCCCAGCACTCACCAGACGTCATCGACCAGCAGCACAGAGCCATCAGGCATGACAGGCAGATAACTGGCATTGAAGTTGGGCAGGATCTGCACATCCCAGAGCGAGATCTCCTCCTGGGACCAGCCGTTGAGCACTGGGGGACGGGGACATCAGTGGACAGTGCAGGGGACACCATCGTGGCCCCGACCAACCCGTGTCACATCCTCCCCTGCCCCGCACCCTCTGCTCCGTCGCAGCCACCCCACAGGCACcacccctgtccctgtgccactGCCCTGTCCCGCTCACCTTTGAGAACGGTGAGGTACTTCCCGGACACGGTGAGCTGGCGGCATCGCACCACGGGCGGGGGCAGCACCGTCAGCAGGGTGCTCACTGCGGGGACACGACTGGTCAGGGAACatgggatgtggggacacagggagggagaggggacgCAAGGATGCTCCTACCCTGCGCCTTGAAGGCCCCCTGCTCCTGGCGGAAGACGTGTGCAGGCGCTCGTGTCTGCAGCAGGCTTAGGTACCCGCCACCCTCCTGCAGCTCGGGCGGCTCTGTGTCCCTTTTCCACACTGTCACCACGatctggggacagtggggacctGGGTCATGGCTGGCCCAGGTCCAGTCCTGAGCTCCTGCTCTGTCCTCacggctcctcctgcccccacaCCTACTCCAGGTAGGATCCTGTTCCCCATCCCGTGTCACTACGCTGTCCCCAAGGTGCTCACACTGTGACCAAGGCCCCCTCCTGTCCCCAAATTCTACCTTGCCCTCGACAGACCCAGACAGGAGGACCAGGGCTAGATCTCTGTGATCATCAGGATCCTGTCCCTGATGACTGAATGTTGTCCCCAAGGCCCCCCTTCAGGTCCCCATGCTGTCCCCAAAATCTCCACGCTGTCTCTGAGgtcccctcccatccccaagGTCCCCGTGCTGTCCCCACACTATCTCCAAGGTCCCCTTCCATCCCCCCTCAGCCTCACCTTGGCCTTGACGGTACCGGGCGGCAGCTTGTCAAGGGAGATGGTCAGGGGGAAGATGACCTCGTCCGTGGACACGATGGGGTCCTCCACTGGTAtctggggacagagcagggctCAGCACCACGGTGGCCCTTGGCCCCATGCCCCTCCGCACCCCCCTCATCCTCCCCCAGCCCTTGGCCCCACCTCTGCCCACTGCCCcttgtccccacatcccccttGTTCCCAGGCCCCTCCCTTGCTCCCACATCCCCTtgtcccccacgtccccccaaatcctccctcgTCCTCATGTCCCTTCCCAACTCCTTCTTGCCACCATATTCCGCCCCCCGCTGGTCCCCATCACCCACCCCAGCGGCGGGGCGCCCCGGGGGGCCCTGGCTGTGCGTCAGCAGGGCCCGGCAGTCCCGGAAGACGGTGGACTCCGGCAAGGCCCCGCTCCCGGTGCCGTCCCCGGTGCCATCCGGGTCCCCGTCCCGGTCCCCGCCGGCCTCTGTGCCGCCGGGGCTGACGCTGGCCAGGGCGGCCAGCGAGGCAGCCAGCTCGGCCCAgggcggccggcccggcccggtgccgccgccgctgccggggcgGCACCGGAGCACCAGGAGGAACCGCACGGTCTCGCCCAGGTAGAGGTGGTTGCGGCGGGGCAGCGCCCGGTACCGGCCCGGTTCCCCCGACAGCAGCTCCCGGGCCGCGAACGGCACCGCCGGGAAGTACATGAAGTAATCGCACTGCGACTCCATGGGCAGCGGCCCGCGGCGGGGCTCAGGGCCGGGGGAACCGGGGAGAACCGGGGGATCTTAGGGGCAAGGGGCAGACCTAGGGCCAGGGCGGGTCCGGCGGGACTCCGGGGATCGGGGGGTGCCGGGGCCTGGCCGTTACGTGGGGGTCGGGGAAGGGGGGTTCGGGCGGAAGAGCGCCggggggtgatgctggggcaCCAGCGGGTTCCGGGCCGAGGGAAACCCCGGAGACGAGGGAccccgggggggaggggggatgccgaggtgggggggggggggggggggggatgccggCCTGTGTGCCCGGAGGGTCTCCCGgagccgggccgcgccgggggaGGTGCCGagagcgggccgggccgggccgggggctcccGGGAGCGGCGCTGCCGGAACGACCGGGCGCGGCAAGGAGAGGCGGGCGCAGGGCGCGGAACCGAGCCCCGAGCGTCCAGGAAGGGTCGGGCAGCCGAGCGCCGAGCGCATCGATGATGCTCCTCGGGCACAGGGACCAATCATCCCCGGGGGGGGCGGAACTTCCGTTCCTGCCGCGCCACGCGATCTCCCGAGTGATTGGCAGCAACAACACCTAATCAGCGGTCTGATTCCAGTCTTTATTGCCATAGTTACCACGAAGCGAGCCTTGACGGGGCGGGGCCTGCGCCAGCCTCTTCCCCCAGGGAGTGGAGGGGGGCTGGTCCCCACCGGGGCAGGGGAGCCATTACCTGGCCCTggtaaactgaggcacggacCTGTAccatgggggcgggggggccatTACCTGGCCCTggtaaactgaggcacggacCTGTACCATGGGGGCGGGGGCTGATCCCCaccgggggcagggggggcaatTACCCGGCCCCGGTAAACTGAAGCACAGGGTGGTACCATGGGAGGACCCCGATCCCTGTCGGGGGTAGGGGTGGCCATTACCAGCCCAGGTAAACTGAGGCAGAGCTGTACCGTGGGGGGACCCCAATCCCTGTTAGACTGGGGGGGGAGGGCAGCGTTACCCACAgcaggtaaactgaggcacaaagtGGTTCCATGGGGGGACCCTGATCCTCATCAGGGTTAGGGGGGCTGTCGCCTGGCCCAGGTAAACCAAGGCACAGCGCCATTCCCGGGCCACGCATGGCTGTCGGGGTTCCCCCCGCTATCCCCCGGGCGGGACGGACACGTTGCCCCCCCCAAACTGTCGCTGGTCGAGGATGTCCTTGTACTGCAGCTCGGGGGTGGCGAGGCGAGCGCAGCGCTCCCGCTCGGCGGGGGGCAGCCCAGCCCGCAGGGCGTACCCCAGGATCTGAGCCCGGCCGGGGGGCTGGAAGGGGCGGAGGCGGCCATCAGGGATGGCACGGGCGGGCAGGGGTCCGCCACCCTGCAGGCAGCGGCGGGCCAGGGCAGCACGGTGCTGGCGCAGGCGGGCCACCTCCTCCCGCAGGCGGGCGGCTCCGAAGGCCTCGGCCCGGCGCCAGAAGGACCGGTTGAGGTGGGCGTAGAGCTCCCAGTCGAGGCTGTTCCAGGCCCGCAGGCGGGCGGCCTGGGCGGGCGAGACGCGGGGGGCACCTTCAGCGGGGCGGCCGTTGTGGGCGAAGGCGGCCACGGCCTCCTCGGGCCAGCACAGCGCCTCGCGCAGCAGCACCAGCGACTCGTCGAAGTGCTCAGCCAGCAGCACCAGAGCGAAGGCCCGCTCCAGCCCCGCCAGCGCCGCTGCCACCGCcgccccgtccccgtcccccacTGCCGGCAGGCCGAAGTCAAACCACTGCAGGTTGCGGGCGTAGTGGTTGCCCCGTGCCCCGGCCTCGTAGAAGCGCCCTGGGGCCGCCAGAAAGGCGGCCAGCGACGGGGCCCGCCGGAAGGCCGGCGCCACAGCCCGGTAGTAGGCGAAGGCCGACTCGCCCAGCGTGCCCGGGTCCCGCACGATGGAGAAGTAGAAGCTGTCGTTGGGCATCACCTTCTGCACCTGGGCAGGAACCGCGGCGGCGGCTCGGCACCCCACCGGGGCGGCCGCCAGCTGCgcacccccgccccccgccgtcccccccgCTCCCTTGGGtgtcccccagctcccccagatgcccccggctccccccagcctcctccgCCTTCCCCAGGCATCCTGTCGCCCCTAGATCTCGTCTGCCTCACGTGATGTCTCCCGTCTCCTCCAGACATCCCGCATCCCCCCCGGCATCCCCTGGCTCCGCCAGACAGTTTCTCTTTCCAAACCTCCCCAGACCTCCTCCATCTCCCCGTGACGTCCTCCACCTCCCGCAGATGCCCTCAACCCcgccccagccctggcccccaCCCCTCTCCACCTGACATCCCCCAACCCAGCCCCACTCCCCCACgtccccccttctttccccccacccaccgtgtccctgctgtccccccgCATCCCTGGTACCTCCGTGAGGTTGAAGCGCATGTGGTGGCAGATGATGTCAAAGGGGGGACCCCCTGGGCGGTACCCCTTGACCCGCTCGGCCCGGAAGGGGCCGGGGTACCCGAACTGGTAGCGGTGGGGCAGGGCGAAGCGCAGCCCCCGCGCCTCTCCGAAGCGGTGCAGCAGGTTGACCACGCTGCTGCCCCCCGTCTTGTGGGTCTTCAGAAACACCAAGTgggtgtggggctggcagggtgccGGGGGGCGGCCGACAGGGGCCACGGGGGCCCTGAGGATACATGGCAGGGTCAGGGGGTGCCGGTGGGGATCCCCCATCCTGTCCGGCCCCAGCCGTCCCAGGGGGCTGCAGACCCCCTTCCCATCCGTCCAGTGGATGCCGAAGGCGTCGGGAACCTGCATCCCCCCTGACCTGGGACATCCCCTGGGTGAGGCCCCAGGCGATTTTGGGAATGCAGCGTGTGGTGAGCAGGGGGACCGGGGCAGGGGGTGTCTCACCTGCGCTGGAAGGGCCCCCCCAGGAGCTGCACTGTGAAGCCGATGGTGACGCAGacccccagggcagcccccagcgTCTGAAGCCGGCAGTAGGCAGGTGGCAGTTTCATCATCCTGCGGGAAAACGGTGGCTCAGGCAACCCCGGCATCACCTTCCTGGGGGACATAGGGGTGCTGCCACATCGGGGACCCCATGTTCCCACCAAGCCAGTCGCATCCCACCCAGTGGGGGCAGAGCCCCGGGACCGCCCAGAGCCACATCGTGGCGCCGGGGGGGTCTGCGGGGCATTGGGCACCCGCCAGCCTGGCCCCACCCAGGGACAGCTGGGGCCGTTACGGAAGGGGACTGGCgacagggacagggacgggcCACTGTCCTGGGGAGACCTCTGCCACAGCcatccctccctgtgccccaggacccccctgtgtccccaggccTCTCTGTCCCACTGCAGGACCCTCCGCTCTCCCCATCTCTCCAGGaaacccctgtgtccccctgtccccctccaggactcccccccccaccttgtCCGTTCCGGGACCC
It includes:
- the TRAPPC14 gene encoding trafficking protein particle complex subunit 14, which produces MESQCDYFMYFPAVPFAARELLSGEPGRYRALPRRNHLYLGETVRFLLVLRCRPGSGGGTGPGRPPWAELAASLAALASVSPGGTEAGGDRDGDPDGTGDGTGSGALPESTVFRDCRALLTHSQGPPGRPAAGIPVEDPIVSTDEVIFPLTISLDKLPPGTVKAKIVVTVWKRDTEPPELQEGGGYLSLLQTRAPAHVFRQEQGAFKAQVSTLLTVLPPPVVRCRQLTVSGKYLTVLKVLNGWSQEEISLWDVQILPNFNASYLPVMPDGSVLLVDDVCHHSGEVPVGAFCRVAGAGSACPCALSALEEHNFLFQLQAPERPPEDAKEGLEVPLVAVIQWSTPKLPFTSSIYTHYRLPSIRLERPRFVMTAACESPVRARQRFTVTYTLLNDLQDFLAVRLVWTPETATAGKKLSGEERRATQAALDAIVCHTPLNNLGYSRKGSALTIRVAFQALRAGLFEMSQHMKLKLQFTASVANPPPEARPVSRKSSPSSPAVRDLVERHQAGLGRSQSFSHQQPSRSHLMRSGSVMERRAITPPVGSPVGRPLYLPSEKTVLSLDKIAKRECKVLVVEPVK
- the GAL3ST4 gene encoding galactose-3-O-sulfotransferase 4 isoform X1, whose protein sequence is MPGLPEPPFSRRMMKLPPAYCRLQTLGAALGVCVTIGFTVQLLGGPFQRRAPVAPVGRPPAPCQPHTHLVFLKTHKTGGSSVVNLLHRFGEARGLRFALPHRYQFGYPGPFRAERVKGYRPGGPPFDIICHHMRFNLTEVQKVMPNDSFYFSIVRDPGTLGESAFAYYRAVAPAFRRAPSLAAFLAAPGRFYEAGARGNHYARNLQWFDFGLPAVGDGDGAAVAAALAGLERAFALVLLAEHFDESLVLLREALCWPEEAVAAFAHNGRPAEGAPRVSPAQAARLRAWNSLDWELYAHLNRSFWRRAEAFGAARLREEVARLRQHRAALARRCLQGGGPLPARAIPDGRLRPFQPPGRAQILGYALRAGLPPAERERCARLATPELQYKDILDQRQFGGGNVSVPPGG
- the GAL3ST4 gene encoding galactose-3-O-sulfotransferase 4 isoform X2 yields the protein MMKLPPAYCRLQTLGAALGVCVTIGFTVQLLGGPFQRRAPVAPVGRPPAPCQPHTHLVFLKTHKTGGSSVVNLLHRFGEARGLRFALPHRYQFGYPGPFRAERVKGYRPGGPPFDIICHHMRFNLTEVQKVMPNDSFYFSIVRDPGTLGESAFAYYRAVAPAFRRAPSLAAFLAAPGRFYEAGARGNHYARNLQWFDFGLPAVGDGDGAAVAAALAGLERAFALVLLAEHFDESLVLLREALCWPEEAVAAFAHNGRPAEGAPRVSPAQAARLRAWNSLDWELYAHLNRSFWRRAEAFGAARLREEVARLRQHRAALARRCLQGGGPLPARAIPDGRLRPFQPPGRAQILGYALRAGLPPAERERCARLATPELQYKDILDQRQFGGGNVSVPPGG